The Pseudoxanthobacter soli DSM 19599 sequence CAGCTCGCCCATATCAAGCCCGGCCTGCCGGTGACGATCTCGGTCGATGCTCTCGACGGCAACGCGGTGCACGGCACCGTGACCAGCATCGCGCCGGGATCCGGAGCGACCTTCAGCCTGCTGCCGCCGGAAAACGCCACAGGGAACTTCACCAAGATCACCCAGCGTATCCCGGTGCGCATCGACATCAGCCCGGCGGACCAGAAAAACCCGATCCTTCGCCCGGGTCTGTCCGTCGTGGTCGACATCGATATGCGCGGCTCAGCCGCTGCGCACTGATCAGCGCCGAGTCCGTCCGCCGGCATGACGCCGGCGGACTTACGCCATGGAAGCCGGGCATCCGACATGAGCACGGGCAGCAACGCCATTTCCCGCAAGCCGCAGGCGGGGGCCGGATCGGCCGCGCCCGCGGCAGATGCGGATCGCATCGATCCGCGCCGCCTGATCGCCTTCATGTCGATGGCGGTGGGCATGTTCATGGCGCTGCTCGACATCCAGGTCGTGTCGGCTTCACTTTCGGAGATCCAGGCGGGTCTCTCGGCTTCGACGGATGAGATGTCGTGGGTTCAGACCGCCTATCTCATCGCTGAAGTCGTGATGATCCCGCTGTCCGGCTATCTTGCCCAGGCGATATCGACGCGCTGGCTCTTTGCGATTTCCGCGGGCGGTTTCACCATCACCAGCCTGTTCTGCGGCCTATCCAGCGGCATCAACGAGATGATCTTCTGGCGCGCGCTGCAAGGCTTCCTGGGTGGCGCGATGATCCCGAGCGTGTTCTCGGCCGCCTATTCGATCTTCCCGCGTTCCAAGCAGGGCATCATTGCCCCGATCGTCGGCCTGATCGCGACGCTGGCGCCGACCATCGGGCCGACGGTCGGCGGATATCTGACCGAGTGGCAATCCTGGCACTGGCTGTTCTTCATCAACATCCTGCCCGGCATTTTCGTCACCGTCGCGGCGATCGCGCTGATCGACTTCGACGAGCCGGACTTGAGCCTGCTCGCCAAGTTCGACTGGTTCGGCCTCGCGGCGTTGGCGCTGTTCCTGTGCAGCCTCGAATATGTGCTGGAGGAAGGCGCCCGCAACGACTGGTTCGAGGATGAGTCGATTCGCATCTTCGCGGTCGCCACGGTGATCGGGGGAATCTTGTTCTTCTGGCGCGCGCTGACGCGGGACGTGCCGATCGTGAACATGAGCGCGTTCAAGGACCGGAATTTCGCGGTCGGCTGCCTGTTCACCTTCACCCTCGGGATCGGGCTCTACGGGCTGACCTATATCTACCCGCTGTTTCTCGGCCACGTGCGCGGCTACAACTCGCTGGAGATCGGGCAGACGATGTTCCTGTCCGGCGCCTGCATGTTCGTCACCGCGCCGATCGCGGGACGGCTGGCGCAGCGAGTCGACCCGCGAATCATGATGTCCGCCGGGTTCGTCGGCTTCGCCATCGGCTGTTGGATCATGACGAAGGTGACCGCTGACTGGGATTTCTGGGAGCTCGCCTGGCCCCAGGTGTTCCGTGGCGTTTCGCTGATGTTCTGCATGATTCCCATCAACAACGTCGCGCTTGGCACGCTCCCGCCGAACCGTCTGAAATCGGCCTCCGGCCTGTTCAACCTGATGCGCAATCTGGGCGGTGCCGTCGGCCTCGCCGCCATCAACACTTTCATCAACAATCGCTGGGATCTGCATATCGAACGCCTGCACGAGGCCCTCGATCAGAGCAACGCGGTCGCGAACGACTGGCTCGCGGACATGACGCAGCGCTTCTCGGATCAAGGGACCGAGGCGGCCACGATGGCGCTGCGCCAGCTCGCAACGGTCGCACGCGGCCAAGCTTACGTGATGGCGCTCGCCGACATCTTCGTGCTGCTGGCGGTCACGTTCATGCTGCTGATCCCCTTGGCGCCTTTGCTGCGTCGCCCCCGCGCCGGAGGTGGAGGCGGCGGCGCGCATTGACCGCGACCGCCGCGATAGCCCAAATTCGGGCCACGAGCCGCCGGCCGTTCCCGTCTGTCGCCGACCTGCAGCGCATGACCGCGCGGTGGCGGTGTGCGTTCGCATCGGACGTGGAGCGAACCGCGATGAGGACCATGCCACAACGATGATCTATGTCGACGCCGATGCCTGCCCGGTGAAGGATGAAGTTCTGCGCGTCGCCGCCCGCCGCGGCCTTAAAGTCGCGATGGTCGCGAATCGATGGTTCCGGCTGGAGAGCGACCCGCTCGTGGAGCGGGTGATCGTGCCTGAAGGCCCAGACGTGGCAGATGACTGGATCGCCGAGAGGGCGGTCTCCGGCGATGTGGTGATCACAGCCGATATTCCGCTTGCGGCGCGGGTGGTGTCCGCCGGGGCTCTCGCCCTCGGGCCCACGGGCCGTCTGTTCACGGCAGACAATATGGGGATGGCGCTCGCGGTGCGCGATCTCGGCACCCAGCTGCGCGAAGCCGATCCGCTGAGCCTTCAGACCGGAGGAGGACCACGCCCGTTCAGTCCTGCCGACCGCTCCCGCTTTCTGCAGGCGCTGGAGAGCGCGGTCCGCCGCGCCGAACGCCTGGCTTCAAGTTCCCAGTGAACGCCTCGCGACGTGTCACCCCATCATTCCGATGATGTAGATGATCGCGAACGCGATGACGACCAGCGTGATGCCAATGCCGAGAACGTAACGAACCCTCTGGCCCGTCACGCCCTGGCGCGATTCCACCGGCGCCTTCACCGGCGCGGCATCGTGTGTGGGCGGCCGCCGATCCGGCTCTGCCATGGTTGCCTCCGCAGTCTTGAACCTGAGAGGACAACACGGGCATGACGGGAGGGTTCCCGTTTGCGCGCGGCCGGCCGCTCAGGAGCGCGCCACGGCATGCCACGGGAGGCTCAATCGAGCACGGCGTGTTCCGCGGATGCGGGCTGGCCTGCAGCCTTGGGCCGACGCAGCAGCAACAGCAGCAGGGCCGTCGGCAGGCAGATCCAGAGCATGAACTTGAAGTCATCCACATAGGCGATGATAGACGCTTGGGTGGTGACCATCTCGTTCAGAGCCGACAGACCGGTGGTGGTGTTAAGCGGCATTGCCTGCGCCCACTCCCCGCTCGTGAGCGAGCGATTGAAGGGCGTGACATAATTCACGAGGTCGGAATGCATGACCTGCGTGTTGCGGGACAGCAGGAAGGACGTGACGGAGATACCGATCGCGCTGCCGACATTGCGCACCAGGCTCAGCAATGCCGCGGCCTCGGTGCGCAGGGACGAATCGAGCGTCGCGAAGGCGACGACCTGCAACGGAATGAACACAAAGCCGAGCCCCAGGCCCTGGATGATGCTGATGATGGAAAGCTCCATCGCGCTGACGTCCGGCGTCCAGCCGGTCATGGCGTACATCGAGTAGGCGATCAGGCCGATGCCGAACAGCATCAGCAGCCGCGGATCCATCCGCGACGCAAGCCGGCCCGCAATCATCATCGCCGCCATGGTGCCGACGCCCCGCGGCGCCATCAGCAAGCCGGCCGTCTCGACCGGGTAGCCGCCAAGCCGCTGCAGGTAGGGCGCGAGCAGCGCCGAACTCGCCAGCAGCACCATGCCGATGGCGAACATCAACAGGAGGCCGCCGACGACGTTGCGGTCGCGGAACACACGCGGATTGATGAACGGCTTTTCCGCGGTCGCCATGTGGACCACGAACAGGTAAAGGCCAAGCCCGGCCAGCACCGTCTCGACGATGATTTCCCGCGATGAGAACCAGTCGATCTGTTCACCGCGATCCAGCATCATCTGCAGCGCCCCGATGCCGAGGCTGAGGCAGGCGAAGCCCGTCCAGTCGAACCGAAGGCCGGGATTCTTCTCGTCTGCCGGCATGAACGCCATCAGGCCGAGCGTCGCGAGAAGGCCGAACGGCAGATTGACGTAGAACACCCAGCGCCAGTTGTAGACCTCTGTCAGGTAGCCGCCGAGGGTGGGGCCCAGAATCGGCCCGACCATCACGCCCATACCCCAGATCGCCATCGCCGAGCCCCGCTGCTCGGGCGGGTAGATATCGAGCATGGTTGCCTGGGAGAGCGGCACCAGGGCGGCGCCGAACACACCCTGAAGCAGGCGGAACGCCACCATCTCCACCAGCGACTGCGCGATGCCGCACAGCATCGAGGCGACGGTGAAGCCGATCAGGCAGACGATGAAGAAATTCTTTCGGCCGAACCGGGTCGACAGCCAGCCCACCGGGCCGGTCATGATCGCCGCCGCGACGATATAGGACGTCAGCACCCAGGTGATCTGGTCCGCCGTCGCCGACATCGAGCCCTGCATATAAGGCAGCGCAACATTGGCGATCGTCGAATCGAGGGCCTGCATGAGGGTCGCGACCATCGCGCAAACGGTGATGATCGCCCGGTTCGGAACGCGGTCGGAGCCCGCGACCGCCGCGGATGTCGATGCGCTCATGGCGCCACTCCTTCCGCCGCCAGCGGCGAGGCTCCGTAAGCCCCGGGCCGATGGCAGCAATGCCGGTCAATGGGCCGTCGTCTTCGCCGTTTCGGGCGCCGCCGCCGCGGAGGGCCGTGCCGCGGCCGAGGGCAGGAAGCCGCTCCAGAGATCGGAAAGATGGCGGGTGTGACCGGTGTCGATCTCAGCGACCACGCTCATGCCCGCCCGCAGCGGCGGCGCATCGGCAGGTTGTCGCACGGCGATACGCACAGGGATGCGCTGCACGACCTTCACCCAGTTGCCGCTCGCGTTCTGGGCCGGCAGGACGGAGAACTCCGCGCCGCTCGCTGGGCTGATGCTGGAAACCCGTCCCTGCCAGACCAGGCCGGGATAGGTGTCGACGGAGACCTCCGCCGGATCGCCTTCCTTGACGTCCGTCAGGTCGGTCTCCTTGGCATTCGCCTCGATCCAGACATTGTCGCTCGAAACGAGGGCGAACGCCGGCGAATCGGCGGCCAGATACTGGCCCGGCTGGAGGCTGTCGACCTCGGTGACAGTGCCCGTGAACGGCGCGCGCACCACGGTGTGGTCGAGCTGGCGCTGGAATTCATCCACCTGAGCCTGCGCCTTGAGATAGGCCGGGGCCTTCTCCGGCGGCAGGGAAGGATCGCCCTTCAGCCGCGCCAGCATCACCTTCGCGACCCGCCGGAGCGATTCGAGCTTCTTCTGATCCGTCTCAAGGCTGTAGCGGGCCTGATCGAAGGCAGACTTCGAAACCGAATCACTCTTCACCAGTGTCTGCAGCCGCTCGAACTGCGCCTGGTCCAGATCCACCATCGCCTCCTGCGCGGCGACGTCGCTCAACATGCGCTGATAATCGGCCTCCATCGACATCACGTCGAGCGCAGCGGAATCCCGATCGGCCTGCGCACCGGCGAGCGCGTACTGGAACGGCTTGGGGTCGAGACGGAACAACACGTCCCCGGCCTCGACGTGCTCGCCTTCCTTGACGTTGATCGCCTGCACGATGCCAGAGACATCGGTCGCCACCAGCAGCTTGTCGGCATGGACATAGGCATCGTCGACCGAGACATAGCGACCGCCATTGACCCAGAACCAGCCGGCTCCGACGATGACGACGGCGACGCCACCGAGCATCAGCAGACGGCGCATGCCGCCGCGCCGCTTCCGCGCGGGCGCCGCCGCTGCGGCCGGGGGTGGCGCGGCAGCGGTGGCTGCAGCCACAGGCGGCGGGGCCGCCTCGCGGCGCGGCGCCGGCGTCACCGGCTTTTCGGGCGACGCATCGAGAACGACCTCGTCGGCATCGGTATTCGCGTGATTCAACATGTGCCGAGTCTCCTTCGGTGCGTCGCGCGCAGGCAGGACCCGTAGCGGCACCGAGGCCGCGCACCGCATGACCGCGCGCAGGCCACCTGAAAACATCTGAGCATATAATATGGGCTACTTATTAATTCAAAGGCATTCGATTGCATGGCCGCGCCGCAGAGACGCGCGCGTTCCGCATGGCCCCCATCCACCGGACCACCCGGGCGGGCCGACAGGCGGGCTTCCCGGTCAGAGGCGACGGCCGCATGTCGGCTGATACTTGACTTTATGAGGCGCCTTGGTCATTTTCCGCGCACATCCGAACATCCTCGGCCCGGGAATGCGGAGATGTCTGCCTTGCGGCAGCGCCTCCTCTTTGGTTGCGAGGAATACTCGGCAAACGGATTCGGGCCGAGGGGCGACTGCCCTGCCCGCTATCGACCAAGGAATTCCGGCTATGGCCAAAGCCACGACCATCAAGATCAAGCTGCTGTCGACCGCCGACACCGGCTATTTCTACGTGACCAAGAAGAACTCCCGCACCATGACCGACAAGCTGGTGCAGCGGAAGTACGATCCGGTTGCGAAGAAGCACGTCGAATTCCGCGAAGCCAAGATCAAGTGATCTACGCACGCCGCCCGCCACGATAGCGGGATAGGCGTGCAACGGCATCGCTCCCGGCGACGGAACAGATCGAGAGAAGCGCGCGTGGTCCTGCCCGCGCGCTTTTCTGCGTTGGAGCGGGGCGCCAACGTGTGAGCCGGCCTCAGATCTCACCCCACCTCGCGTTCCTCTCTACAGGCCGCGGGATGGTGACGATGTCAGGCCGCTTCATCCTTCAGGAAGGAGCGGATGGTCTCCAGGAACTTCGCGATCGAGATCGGCTTGGAAAGATAGGCCTCGCAGCCGCCCTGTCGGATGCGCTCCTCGTCGCCCTTCATGGCGAAGGCCGTGACGGCGATCACCGGGATCGACTTCAGATCCGGGTCCGCCTTGATGCTCTTCGTGACGTCCAGGCCGGAGATCTCCGGCAACTGGATATCCATGACAATCAGGTCCGGCCGGCGGGCGCGCACGATTTCCAGGGCCTCGCGGCCATGGCGGCTTTGAAGCGTGGCATAGCCGTGCGCCTCCAGCAGGTCGTGAAAGAGCTTCATATTGAGCTCGTTATCTTCCACGATCAAAACGGTCTTGGTCATTGCCGGTCTCCGCTGTCCCGCTCTCGGGGCGGTTGGGCCGGAGCGGTCCGGCCGCGATAATCCCGCACCATCACGCCCGGCCGCCTCCCACGGCCGAAAAGGGACGAAGCGACATCATGCCCCCAAGGGACTCGATAAATCGTGAACGAAATGGCGGCGCCCGTCGCGAGTGGGCCGAAACGCTGGCGATCGGTGCCCTCGGCTTCCTCGCCGCGGATCAGGAACGACTGGAGCGATTCCTTGCGCTGTCGGGCCTGAGCCCGGAGACCTTGCGCGCGGCGGCAGAGGCGCCGGGCTTCTTCGCCGGCGTGCTCGAATATCTCCTGGCCGACGAAAGCCTGCTTCACGTGTTCTGCGCCCATGCGGACGAGAGCCCGGCCGACGTCGTCACTGCCCACGCTACGCTCATCCGCAGCGCCTGAGGCACTTCTCCACCGGATTGCCGGCCGGCGCACGGAAAGCAAAAGAAAGCCGCCGGCCATATGATGGCCGGCGGCTTCGTCTCAATCCGCGAGGGGCAGCTTCGGCACCATCGAGCGGCGCCCCGATGTCGGAAGCGCCGGCTCCAGCACCTCAGCCCGCGGCGGTGGGCGACGACGGCGCTTCTCGCCATCAGCCTTCGCCTTGGGCGGAGCCGTCCGGGACGGATCCGCAACGA is a genomic window containing:
- a CDS encoding DHA2 family efflux MFS transporter permease subunit gives rise to the protein MSTGSNAISRKPQAGAGSAAPAADADRIDPRRLIAFMSMAVGMFMALLDIQVVSASLSEIQAGLSASTDEMSWVQTAYLIAEVVMIPLSGYLAQAISTRWLFAISAGGFTITSLFCGLSSGINEMIFWRALQGFLGGAMIPSVFSAAYSIFPRSKQGIIAPIVGLIATLAPTIGPTVGGYLTEWQSWHWLFFINILPGIFVTVAAIALIDFDEPDLSLLAKFDWFGLAALALFLCSLEYVLEEGARNDWFEDESIRIFAVATVIGGILFFWRALTRDVPIVNMSAFKDRNFAVGCLFTFTLGIGLYGLTYIYPLFLGHVRGYNSLEIGQTMFLSGACMFVTAPIAGRLAQRVDPRIMMSAGFVGFAIGCWIMTKVTADWDFWELAWPQVFRGVSLMFCMIPINNVALGTLPPNRLKSASGLFNLMRNLGGAVGLAAINTFINNRWDLHIERLHEALDQSNAVANDWLADMTQRFSDQGTEAATMALRQLATVARGQAYVMALADIFVLLAVTFMLLIPLAPLLRRPRAGGGGGGAH
- a CDS encoding response regulator; this translates as MTKTVLIVEDNELNMKLFHDLLEAHGYATLQSRHGREALEIVRARRPDLIVMDIQLPEISGLDVTKSIKADPDLKSIPVIAVTAFAMKGDEERIRQGGCEAYLSKPISIAKFLETIRSFLKDEAA
- a CDS encoding HlyD family secretion protein, with translation MLNHANTDADEVVLDASPEKPVTPAPRREAAPPPVAAATAAAPPPAAAAAPARKRRGGMRRLLMLGGVAVVIVGAGWFWVNGGRYVSVDDAYVHADKLLVATDVSGIVQAINVKEGEHVEAGDVLFRLDPKPFQYALAGAQADRDSAALDVMSMEADYQRMLSDVAAQEAMVDLDQAQFERLQTLVKSDSVSKSAFDQARYSLETDQKKLESLRRVAKVMLARLKGDPSLPPEKAPAYLKAQAQVDEFQRQLDHTVVRAPFTGTVTEVDSLQPGQYLAADSPAFALVSSDNVWIEANAKETDLTDVKEGDPAEVSVDTYPGLVWQGRVSSISPASGAEFSVLPAQNASGNWVKVVQRIPVRIAVRQPADAPPLRAGMSVVAEIDTGHTRHLSDLWSGFLPSAAARPSAAAAPETAKTTAH
- a CDS encoding YaiI/YqxD family protein produces the protein MIYVDADACPVKDEVLRVAARRGLKVAMVANRWFRLESDPLVERVIVPEGPDVADDWIAERAVSGDVVITADIPLAARVVSAGALALGPTGRLFTADNMGMALAVRDLGTQLREADPLSLQTGGGPRPFSPADRSRFLQALESAVRRAERLASSSQ
- a CDS encoding DUF3572 domain-containing protein, translating into MPPRDSINRERNGGARREWAETLAIGALGFLAADQERLERFLALSGLSPETLRAAAEAPGFFAGVLEYLLADESLLHVFCAHADESPADVVTAHATLIRSA
- a CDS encoding DHA2 family efflux MFS transporter permease subunit, producing the protein MSASTSAAVAGSDRVPNRAIITVCAMVATLMQALDSTIANVALPYMQGSMSATADQITWVLTSYIVAAAIMTGPVGWLSTRFGRKNFFIVCLIGFTVASMLCGIAQSLVEMVAFRLLQGVFGAALVPLSQATMLDIYPPEQRGSAMAIWGMGVMVGPILGPTLGGYLTEVYNWRWVFYVNLPFGLLATLGLMAFMPADEKNPGLRFDWTGFACLSLGIGALQMMLDRGEQIDWFSSREIIVETVLAGLGLYLFVVHMATAEKPFINPRVFRDRNVVGGLLLMFAIGMVLLASSALLAPYLQRLGGYPVETAGLLMAPRGVGTMAAMMIAGRLASRMDPRLLMLFGIGLIAYSMYAMTGWTPDVSAMELSIISIIQGLGLGFVFIPLQVVAFATLDSSLRTEAAALLSLVRNVGSAIGISVTSFLLSRNTQVMHSDLVNYVTPFNRSLTSGEWAQAMPLNTTTGLSALNEMVTTQASIIAYVDDFKFMLWICLPTALLLLLLRRPKAAGQPASAEHAVLD
- the rpmG gene encoding 50S ribosomal protein L33, which gives rise to MAKATTIKIKLLSTADTGYFYVTKKNSRTMTDKLVQRKYDPVAKKHVEFREAKIK